The bacterium genome includes a region encoding these proteins:
- a CDS encoding isochorismatase family protein: MAIWDDVIPQAERDLYTQGGWGGRIGYGRRPALLIVDMYRAFVDPAYPFSTQGAPAAVRAIRALLDRARAAGCPVFFSKARRRTIPAERGRSKATAVRDPIMAGDGAYEIVPELAPLPTESVIVKSAPSAFFGTDLASYLIHGGVDTLIVTGTVTSSCVRATVLDAFSYHFRVIVPVECVCDRSTVAHKVSLFDIDMKYGDVTPASEVLVYLESVRDGERQAAPAATS, encoded by the coding sequence GTGGCGATTTGGGATGACGTCATCCCGCAGGCCGAACGGGACCTCTACACACAGGGCGGCTGGGGCGGCCGGATCGGATACGGACGCCGTCCCGCGCTGCTGATCGTGGACATGTATCGCGCCTTCGTCGATCCGGCCTACCCGTTCAGCACCCAGGGCGCGCCCGCGGCCGTGCGCGCCATCCGCGCGCTGCTCGATCGGGCGCGCGCGGCCGGCTGTCCCGTGTTCTTTTCAAAGGCGCGCCGCCGCACCATCCCTGCGGAGCGAGGCCGCTCGAAGGCCACGGCCGTCCGGGACCCGATCATGGCGGGCGACGGCGCGTACGAGATCGTGCCTGAGCTCGCGCCGCTCCCGACCGAATCGGTGATCGTGAAGTCCGCGCCGAGCGCGTTCTTCGGCACGGATCTGGCGTCGTACCTGATCCACGGCGGCGTGGACACGCTGATCGTCACCGGCACCGTCACGAGCAGCTGCGTGCGGGCCACCGTGCTGGACGCGTTCAGCTACCATTTCCGCGTGATCGTCCCCGTCGAATGCGTCTGCGACCGCAGTACCGTCGCGCACAAGGTCAGTCTGTTCGACATCGACATGAAGTACGGCGACGTGACGCCCGCCTCAGAGGTGCTCGTATACCTCGAGTCGGTGCGGGACGGAGAGCGGCAGGCGGCGCCGGCCGCGACGTCCTAA
- a CDS encoding VOC family protein, protein MPPIRGLFETHLTVRDLDRSIAFYRDVVGLTLAHRVPERDAAFLWIGGAGKGMLGLWSIGTSPLAQRLHFSVEVALDDLLAAPARLRTAGVTPRDGDEPVVIGWMPAASVFFDDPDGHSVELITMLPDPPRPDVAWMPYTRWLQTRR, encoded by the coding sequence GTGCCGCCGATTCGCGGCCTCTTCGAAACGCATTTGACCGTGCGGGACCTGGACCGTTCGATCGCATTCTACCGGGACGTCGTCGGTCTCACGCTGGCCCACCGGGTGCCCGAGCGGGACGCCGCGTTTCTGTGGATCGGCGGGGCGGGCAAGGGAATGTTGGGTCTGTGGTCCATCGGGACCTCACCGCTTGCGCAGCGGCTCCATTTCTCGGTCGAGGTCGCGCTGGACGACCTGCTGGCGGCGCCCGCCCGGCTCCGGACCGCCGGCGTCACCCCGCGGGACGGAGACGAGCCCGTCGTAATCGGGTGGATGCCGGCCGCGTCGGTGTTCTTCGATGATCCAGACGGACACTCGGTCGAGCTGATCACGATGCTGCCGGATCCGCCTCGGCCGGACGTGGCGTGGATGCCGTACACTCGGTGGCTGCAGACCCGCCGCTGA
- a CDS encoding HAD family phosphatase: MIRYNDDVTPLRALILDYGNVLTYPQAADVIQAMAARLGVTVEAFTAAYWEHRRPYDAGEYPPADYWRRVLRSLRLRPEESNERALFDWLADRDGDSWMRYRDEVWDLARDVRARGVSTAMLSNMPVALAQCIRRDRALEEWFDVVIVSGDVHSTKPDPRIYRFCLERLDAEPAGALFVDDREENVTAAARLGMRTVHFVGDDPAAALRNAIARA; the protein is encoded by the coding sequence ATGATCCGCTACAATGACGACGTGACACCGCTGCGCGCGCTCATCCTCGATTACGGCAACGTGCTGACCTATCCGCAGGCGGCGGACGTCATTCAGGCGATGGCGGCGCGGCTTGGGGTGACCGTCGAGGCCTTTACCGCGGCCTATTGGGAGCACCGCCGGCCCTACGACGCGGGCGAGTATCCACCCGCCGACTATTGGCGGCGCGTGCTGCGGTCGCTTCGGCTCCGGCCGGAGGAATCGAACGAACGGGCGCTGTTCGACTGGCTCGCCGACCGCGACGGCGATTCATGGATGCGGTATCGGGACGAGGTCTGGGATCTTGCAAGGGACGTTCGGGCGAGGGGCGTTTCAACCGCCATGCTCTCCAACATGCCTGTGGCGCTGGCCCAGTGCATTCGCCGCGACCGCGCGCTGGAGGAGTGGTTTGACGTGGTGATCGTCTCCGGCGACGTCCACTCCACGAAGCCGGATCCGCGAATCTACCGGTTTTGTCTCGAGCGCCTCGATGCTGAGCCGGCGGGAGCGCTCTTCGTCGACGACCGCGAAGAGAACGTCACCGCTGCGGCGCGACTCGGCATGCGCACCGTGCACTTCGTGGGCGACGATCCGGCGGCGGCGCTGCGGAACGCGATCGCTCGCGCCTAG
- a CDS encoding antibiotic biosynthesis monooxygenase encodes MGDEIAWVVELAVRPGQLDNFRALTGEMVESTRPEPGALSYQRFVSEDGRIVHLYERYADSAAALAHLRAFEKMFSRRFESLVDRKRLSVFGTPTDELKAVLDRAGATYLRPLGDFAYW; translated from the coding sequence ATGGGCGATGAGATCGCGTGGGTGGTCGAGTTGGCCGTCAGGCCCGGTCAGCTCGATAACTTTCGGGCGCTGACGGGCGAGATGGTGGAGTCGACGCGCCCCGAGCCCGGTGCGCTGAGTTATCAACGGTTCGTAAGCGAAGACGGTCGGATCGTGCATCTGTACGAGAGATACGCGGACTCCGCGGCGGCGCTGGCACACCTGCGAGCGTTTGAGAAGATGTTCAGCCGCCGGTTTGAAAGCTTGGTGGACCGAAAACGGCTCTCCGTGTTCGGAACGCCGACGGATGAGCTCAAGGCGGTACTGGATCGGGCCGGCGCGACGTACCTTCGGCCCCTTGGTGATTTCGCCTACTGGTAG
- a CDS encoding NAD-dependent epimerase/dehydratase family protein yields the protein MKILIFGGTRFVGRHIAEAALARGHDVTVFNRGQSDPNPDIAVEHLRGNRDGDLTALRGRRWDAVIDVSGYVPRIVRASVQLLAPAVDHYTFISTASVYDSPKAADRIGEQAPIKTITDDRREDYQDPAAYGALKALCERAVEDAMPDQALVARLSLVVGPRDPTDRFTYWPRRVARGGTVLAFDGPNRVVLPFIDARDIAWWIVMSVEAGLTGTFNLGSQPGVTIGEVLETSRAVSRASGASFVWVSEAFLLEHGVTPWTEIPLWVPRGRDDLAGLDSTKAIGAGLRLRPLAKTIADTLAWDRTRPQDGDPLAGLAAGRETELLRLWEATHGR from the coding sequence GTGAAGATTCTCATCTTCGGCGGGACGCGGTTCGTCGGCCGGCACATCGCGGAAGCCGCGCTGGCCCGCGGCCACGACGTAACGGTCTTCAACCGCGGCCAATCGGATCCGAATCCGGATATCGCGGTCGAACACCTGCGCGGAAACCGCGACGGCGATCTCACCGCCCTGCGCGGGCGCCGGTGGGACGCGGTCATCGACGTCTCGGGCTACGTGCCGCGAATCGTCCGCGCCTCGGTCCAACTGCTGGCGCCCGCCGTAGACCACTACACGTTCATTTCGACCGCCAGCGTCTACGACTCGCCGAAGGCCGCGGACCGAATCGGCGAGCAGGCGCCGATCAAGACGATCACGGACGACCGGCGGGAAGACTATCAGGACCCGGCCGCGTACGGGGCGCTCAAGGCGCTGTGCGAACGCGCCGTCGAGGACGCCATGCCGGACCAGGCGCTCGTCGCGCGGCTCAGCCTGGTCGTCGGGCCGCGGGATCCCACGGACCGCTTTACCTACTGGCCGCGCCGGGTGGCGAGGGGCGGCACGGTCCTCGCCTTCGATGGACCGAACCGCGTGGTGCTGCCGTTTATCGACGCGCGGGACATCGCCTGGTGGATCGTCATGAGCGTGGAAGCGGGGCTGACGGGGACGTTCAACCTCGGCAGCCAGCCCGGCGTCACGATCGGAGAGGTGCTCGAGACCAGCCGGGCGGTCAGCCGCGCCTCCGGCGCGTCGTTCGTGTGGGTGAGCGAGGCGTTCTTGCTCGAGCACGGCGTGACGCCGTGGACGGAAATCCCGCTCTGGGTGCCGCGGGGCCGCGACGACCTGGCCGGTCTCGATTCGACGAAGGCGATCGGCGCGGGCCTCCGCCTGCGGCCGCTCGCGAAGACCATCGCCGACACGCTCGCTTGGGACCGCACGCGGCCGCAGGACGGAGACCCTTTGGCCGGCTTGGCGGCCGGGCGCGAGACAGAGTTGCTGCGGTTGTGGGAGGCGACACATGGGCGATGA
- a CDS encoding DUF6176 family protein: MSEARLLKYRFKPDGKEKWLSWSEEMKRRSAEIFETLRNEGVIVEACFVSPEEDAIYYFVAAEDLAKGEAAYRRSPYAVDREHAEVKSAALEQVARLQCLFFFDNRSGQWR, encoded by the coding sequence TTGTCGGAAGCCCGGCTGCTGAAGTACCGGTTCAAACCGGACGGCAAGGAGAAGTGGCTCAGTTGGTCCGAGGAAATGAAACGCCGGTCTGCGGAAATCTTCGAAACTCTGCGCAACGAAGGCGTGATTGTCGAAGCGTGTTTTGTATCGCCCGAGGAGGATGCGATCTACTATTTCGTCGCGGCGGAGGACCTGGCGAAGGGCGAGGCTGCCTACCGGCGCAGCCCCTATGCCGTCGACCGGGAGCACGCGGAGGTAAAATCGGCCGCGCTGGAACAAGTTGCGCGGTTGCAGTGTCTTTTCTTCTTCGACAATCGATCCGGGCAATGGCGGTGA
- a CDS encoding class I SAM-dependent methyltransferase, with protein MTPDGVRAAYDAWAATYDTSEPRHLRDLAAAVLRKQDLNLSGKSIVELGCGTGTNTVWFAELGERVVALDFSEPMLDQARRRVTSDRVRFMLHDISAKWPIPGESVDLVAAGLVLEHVDDLGPVFKEAERALRQGGAMFVCEFHPFQQLAGLKAQYVDPATQAIMRVPAFQHDVSDFVTAGLNARLRLDALDEWRYSDDAPGAPPKLLSLMFVK; from the coding sequence ATGACGCCGGATGGAGTACGGGCGGCATATGATGCGTGGGCGGCCACGTATGATACGAGCGAACCGCGCCACCTCCGCGATCTTGCGGCGGCCGTGCTTAGGAAGCAAGACCTGAACTTATCCGGCAAGTCTATCGTCGAACTAGGATGTGGGACCGGCACGAACACCGTCTGGTTCGCTGAATTAGGCGAGCGCGTAGTCGCGCTCGACTTTTCCGAACCGATGCTGGACCAGGCGCGTCGCCGCGTGACGTCTGACCGCGTTCGCTTCATGCTGCATGATATCTCGGCGAAATGGCCCATCCCCGGCGAATCGGTGGATCTGGTGGCGGCAGGCCTGGTCCTCGAACACGTCGACGATCTGGGTCCAGTTTTCAAAGAGGCCGAACGGGCCTTGCGCCAGGGCGGCGCGATGTTTGTCTGTGAATTTCACCCCTTTCAACAGTTGGCCGGGTTGAAAGCGCAGTACGTTGATCCGGCAACGCAAGCCATCATGCGGGTCCCTGCCTTCCAGCACGATGTTTCGGATTTCGTGACCGCCGGACTGAACGCGCGGCTTCGTCTCGACGCCCTGGATGAGTGGCGGTATTCTGACGACGCGCCCGGTGCGCCGCCGAAACTCTTGTCCCTGATGTTCGTGAAGTAG
- a CDS encoding peptidase E, which translates to MTERRIVALGGGGFNMEPDNPRLDRYILSLARRTPPKVCFVPTASGDSESNIARFYDAYTVERCLPSHLRLFSRKLQDLRSFILGQDIVYVGGGATGYLLATWRLAGLDAIFREAWERGVILSGVSAGALCWFEAGLTDTFGRPLQTLRDGLGFLSGTFVPHYDGEKDRRPAFHAAVSGGALPPGIAADDGVGVVYHGTEIAEFVSSRPAARAWRVERTADGVRETEIVPRYLD; encoded by the coding sequence ATGACAGAGCGGCGGATCGTGGCATTGGGCGGCGGCGGGTTTAACATGGAACCCGACAATCCCAGGCTGGACCGCTACATTCTGTCGCTCGCGCGCCGGACGCCCCCGAAGGTCTGCTTTGTGCCGACGGCGAGCGGCGATTCGGAGAGCAACATCGCCCGCTTCTACGATGCCTACACCGTCGAACGCTGTCTGCCGTCCCACCTGCGGCTCTTCAGCCGGAAGCTCCAGGACCTGCGGAGCTTCATCCTCGGTCAGGACATCGTGTACGTCGGGGGCGGCGCGACGGGCTACCTGCTCGCGACCTGGCGGCTTGCCGGCCTCGACGCCATTTTTCGCGAGGCTTGGGAGCGGGGCGTCATCTTAAGCGGCGTCAGCGCCGGCGCCCTGTGCTGGTTCGAGGCGGGCCTCACGGACACGTTCGGCCGGCCGCTGCAGACCTTGCGGGACGGCTTGGGATTCCTTTCCGGCACCTTTGTTCCGCATTACGACGGCGAGAAGGATCGCCGGCCGGCATTCCACGCCGCCGTGTCAGGGGGCGCGCTCCCCCCGGGCATCGCCGCCGACGACGGCGTCGGAGTGGTGTATCATGGCACGGAGATCGCCGAGTTCGTCTCTTCACGGCCGGCGGCGCGGGCGTGGCGCGTCGAACGGACGGCCGACGGCGTCCGCGAAACCGAGATCGTGCCACGGTACCTTGACTGA
- a CDS encoding YbfB/YjiJ family MFS transporter, whose translation MQTKLSTESPRPLALALGGLIAMAAAMGIGRFVYTPILPRMTEDLGMTKATAGLLASANFLGYLAGALAAATPVVRGSRRRWLLAGLAGSAVTTGAMTFASSVAAFMALRFAGGVASALVLVFSSALVLDRLSQAGRPELAAVHFAGVGAGIAVSAALVAAVAALGGGWRQLWLASGCVSLLALWGAATLIPERHDAPGTPRVPAKRDSRRLAALAAGYGLFGFGYVITGTFLVAIVRGSPAIRSLEPLVWIVVGMAGLPSVVFWTGVGERIGIVRAFALACATEAAGVAASVLWIAPAGVFLAAVLFGGTIMGITALGLIEGRRLTTGDPRGTLAILTAVFGIGQIVGPAFAGAVYDATGSFLLPSMAAAGALLLGALLAVAG comes from the coding sequence ATGCAGACCAAGCTGTCTACGGAATCGCCCCGTCCTCTGGCGCTTGCGCTCGGCGGGCTCATCGCGATGGCCGCCGCGATGGGCATTGGACGTTTTGTGTACACGCCGATTCTGCCGCGCATGACCGAGGATCTGGGGATGACGAAGGCCACCGCCGGCCTGCTCGCGTCGGCGAACTTCCTCGGCTACCTTGCCGGCGCGCTGGCCGCGGCGACGCCGGTGGTGCGCGGCTCCCGGCGCCGCTGGCTCCTGGCCGGTCTGGCGGGCAGCGCCGTGACGACCGGCGCTATGACATTCGCGTCGTCCGTAGCCGCGTTCATGGCGCTGCGATTCGCCGGCGGGGTGGCCAGCGCGCTCGTCCTCGTCTTTTCATCGGCGTTGGTCTTGGATCGCCTGAGCCAGGCGGGGAGACCCGAACTTGCCGCGGTGCATTTCGCCGGCGTCGGCGCCGGGATCGCGGTGTCCGCGGCCCTCGTCGCGGCGGTCGCCGCGCTGGGCGGCGGGTGGCGCCAGCTCTGGCTTGCGAGCGGCTGCGTCTCGCTTCTCGCGCTGTGGGGCGCCGCGACTCTCATCCCGGAGCGGCACGACGCGCCCGGGACCCCGCGGGTGCCGGCGAAGCGGGACAGTCGCCGACTGGCGGCACTGGCCGCGGGCTACGGCCTGTTCGGCTTCGGTTACGTCATTACGGGGACGTTTCTCGTCGCCATCGTGCGCGGTTCGCCGGCGATACGGTCGCTCGAGCCGCTCGTCTGGATCGTCGTCGGCATGGCCGGCCTGCCGTCGGTGGTCTTTTGGACGGGTGTGGGAGAGAGGATCGGCATCGTTCGCGCGTTCGCGCTCGCCTGCGCCACCGAGGCCGCGGGGGTGGCCGCCAGCGTGCTTTGGATCGCGCCGGCAGGTGTGTTTCTCGCGGCGGTGCTCTTTGGCGGGACGATCATGGGCATCACGGCGCTGGGATTGATCGAGGGCCGGCGCCTCACCACAGGCGACCCGCGCGGGACGCTGGCGATCTTAACGGCCGTCTTCGGCATCGGGCAGATTGTCGGTCCCGCGTTTGCCGGCGCGGTCTACGACGCGACCGGGAGCTTCCTGCTGCCGTCGATGGCCGCCGCGGGCGCGCTGCTGCTCGGCGCGCTTCTGGCCGTCGCGGGTTAG
- a CDS encoding MFS transporter codes for MKRAEYGWIVVATLCVTETVSWGIVYYGFPVFLQAMERDLGVSRVAITGALSLALAISALAALPVGRWIDRRGARGLMTVGSCLAFVLLIAWSRVHSLGALYAVWGAMGIAMAMILYQPAFAAVVQWFPRNRERALLTVTLAAGFASTIFMPLAAWLLAWIGWRAAVSALAVFLAAVTIPAHALILRAPGGHGRGAEADGPISTDATLGTALRHGVFWVLALAFAFGSFTVVSLNIHMIPYLGQHGYSTRLAASVVGWIGGMQVPGRLLFVPITAWLGAVWVTGSLFFAEGAAMALLAAGALGAGLAPMILLFGAAAGMLTLAQATAVANIWGRRHYASIAGAMAIPGNLARALGPVGSTLLYTWLGGYARLFWILAVALAITGVAVLVTEHRAASHAAAPARETASALNG; via the coding sequence ATGAAGCGCGCCGAGTACGGGTGGATCGTCGTCGCGACCCTGTGCGTGACGGAGACGGTGTCCTGGGGCATCGTCTACTACGGCTTCCCGGTCTTCCTGCAGGCGATGGAGCGGGACCTCGGCGTGTCCCGCGTCGCCATTACCGGCGCGCTGTCGCTGGCGCTCGCAATTTCCGCGCTGGCCGCGCTGCCGGTCGGCCGGTGGATCGACCGCCGCGGCGCCCGCGGTCTCATGACCGTGGGGTCGTGCCTCGCCTTCGTGCTCCTGATCGCCTGGTCGCGCGTCCACTCGCTCGGCGCGCTCTACGCCGTCTGGGGCGCGATGGGCATCGCCATGGCGATGATCCTGTACCAGCCCGCGTTCGCAGCGGTGGTGCAGTGGTTTCCGCGGAACCGCGAGCGGGCGCTGCTTACGGTGACGCTTGCCGCGGGATTCGCCAGCACGATCTTCATGCCGCTCGCCGCCTGGCTGCTCGCGTGGATCGGCTGGCGCGCCGCGGTCAGTGCGCTGGCGGTCTTTCTCGCGGCCGTCACGATTCCGGCCCACGCGCTCATCCTGCGCGCCCCTGGCGGCCACGGCCGGGGCGCGGAGGCGGACGGGCCCATCTCGACCGACGCCACGCTCGGAACGGCGCTGCGGCACGGCGTCTTCTGGGTGCTCGCGCTCGCGTTCGCGTTCGGAAGCTTCACGGTCGTGTCGCTGAACATCCACATGATTCCGTACCTCGGGCAGCACGGCTATTCTACAAGGCTCGCCGCGTCGGTCGTGGGCTGGATCGGCGGCATGCAGGTGCCGGGGCGTCTCTTGTTCGTGCCGATCACGGCCTGGCTCGGCGCGGTCTGGGTCACCGGATCGTTGTTCTTCGCCGAAGGCGCGGCGATGGCGCTGCTGGCCGCGGGCGCGCTCGGGGCGGGTCTCGCGCCAATGATCCTGCTGTTTGGCGCGGCCGCAGGGATGCTGACGCTCGCGCAGGCGACGGCGGTCGCCAACATCTGGGGACGGCGCCATTACGCCAGCATCGCCGGGGCGATGGCGATCCCCGGAAATCTTGCCCGCGCGCTCGGCCCGGTCGGGTCGACGCTCCTCTACACGTGGCTCGGCGGCTACGCGCGCCTGTTCTGGATCCTCGCCGTCGCCCTCGCGATCACCGGGGTCGCGGTGCTCGTCACCGAGCACCGCGCCGCCTCACACGCCGCGGCGCCCGCCCGGGAAACCGCCTCGGCGCTCAACGGCTAG
- the coxB gene encoding cytochrome c oxidase subunit II, whose amino-acid sequence MPGGATLQAGDIHHVWDVFLLAAIGVAGIVYILIFWCIVRYRRRSEALPPQFHHHAVVETACTVTALLIVAGLFALSYGAEARIERLDPRPAATVRVTGFDWSWRFEYAGGGPTVTGTPEHPPVLVVPVGRPVHIQITSADVDHAFFVPAFLFKRDAIPGLLSHFDLVVTRPGMYRGECAEFCGLDHAAMNFTVSAVTPQAYQQWLRERRTAGPPGPAASGVENP is encoded by the coding sequence ATGCCGGGCGGAGCGACACTGCAGGCCGGTGACATCCACCACGTGTGGGACGTCTTTCTTCTCGCGGCGATCGGAGTCGCCGGCATCGTCTACATCCTGATCTTTTGGTGCATCGTCCGGTACCGCCGGCGAAGCGAGGCCCTGCCGCCGCAATTCCACCACCACGCCGTCGTGGAGACCGCCTGCACGGTCACAGCCCTGTTGATCGTCGCCGGGCTGTTCGCGCTGTCGTACGGGGCCGAGGCGCGCATCGAGCGGTTGGATCCGCGGCCGGCGGCGACCGTGCGGGTCACCGGCTTCGACTGGTCGTGGCGGTTCGAGTACGCCGGCGGCGGGCCGACCGTGACCGGCACGCCCGAGCATCCCCCGGTCCTCGTCGTGCCGGTGGGCCGGCCCGTCCACATCCAGATTACGTCGGCGGACGTGGACCACGCGTTCTTCGTCCCGGCGTTCCTGTTCAAGCGAGACGCGATTCCCGGGCTGTTGAGCCACTTCGATCTCGTCGTGACGCGGCCGGGCATGTACCGCGGCGAGTGCGCCGAGTTCTGCGGCCTGGACCACGCCGCGATGAACTTCACCGTGTCGGCGGTGACACCGCAGGCCTACCAGCAGTGGCTGCGGGAGCGCCGCACGGCCGGCCCGCCGGGACCCGCCGCATCCGGCGTGGAGAACCCATGA
- a CDS encoding cbb3-type cytochrome c oxidase subunit I: MSTAAALPVPGPRVGLLGWLTTTNHKHIGILYMTTTLGFFALAGIMALLIRADLTVPNHPIVGRQTYAELFTLHGTGMIFLVIAPFGLGLANYILPLQIGAPDMAYPRLNALSYWLFLLGGLVVMSGLLTRDGAAAAGWVAYAPLSTTGSPGAGMDLWIVGVLMVSASSIMTAINLIATTVLYRAPGMIMWRIPVFCWDMVVTSLIILMAFPPLAATLAMLLIDRRLGGHAFDPSQGGSAVVYQHLFWFFGHPEVYVMVLPYFGMITEIIPVFSRKPVFGYTAFVLTTLAIAGLSMAVWAHHMFTTGAVVNPFFSAMSLLIAVPTGIKYVNWIGTMWRGAIVFPTAMLFAVGFLLNFLIGGVTGVMIASPPIDFWAEDTYFIVAHMHYVLGGGSLFALFAAVYYWFPKITGVMLRERWGRLQFWLVFVGFNATFWPMHLLGLWGMQRRVVTYPDLPGWHAMNLIASLGSAVLGLGVLVFLWNLWVSLRDRVPAGPDPWGGYTLEWATTSPPPEFNFETLPPIHSERPVFDLRRSRNAP; this comes from the coding sequence ATGAGCACCGCGGCAGCCCTGCCGGTGCCCGGGCCGCGCGTCGGCCTCCTCGGCTGGCTCACGACGACGAACCACAAGCATATCGGCATTCTGTACATGACCACCACGCTCGGGTTCTTCGCCCTCGCCGGCATCATGGCGCTGCTGATCCGCGCCGACCTCACGGTGCCGAACCACCCGATCGTCGGCCGCCAGACGTACGCCGAACTGTTCACGCTGCACGGCACCGGGATGATCTTCCTCGTCATCGCGCCGTTCGGGCTCGGCCTCGCCAACTACATCCTGCCGCTGCAGATCGGCGCGCCCGACATGGCGTACCCGCGCCTCAACGCGCTGTCGTACTGGCTGTTCCTCCTCGGCGGCCTCGTCGTGATGAGCGGCCTGCTCACCCGGGACGGCGCCGCCGCCGCGGGATGGGTCGCCTACGCGCCCCTGTCGACCACCGGGAGCCCCGGTGCGGGGATGGACCTCTGGATCGTCGGCGTGCTCATGGTGAGCGCGTCGTCGATCATGACCGCGATCAATCTCATCGCCACGACCGTGCTGTACCGGGCGCCGGGCATGATCATGTGGCGGATCCCGGTTTTCTGCTGGGACATGGTCGTGACGTCGCTGATCATCCTGATGGCGTTCCCGCCGCTGGCCGCGACGCTCGCGATGCTCCTCATCGACCGGCGGCTCGGCGGCCACGCCTTCGATCCGTCGCAGGGCGGGAGCGCCGTCGTCTACCAGCATCTCTTTTGGTTCTTCGGGCACCCCGAAGTCTACGTGATGGTCCTGCCCTATTTCGGCATGATCACGGAGATCATCCCGGTCTTCTCGCGAAAGCCGGTGTTCGGGTACACCGCGTTCGTGCTGACGACGCTCGCGATCGCCGGGCTGTCGATGGCGGTGTGGGCCCACCACATGTTCACGACCGGAGCGGTCGTCAACCCGTTCTTCTCCGCGATGTCGCTGCTGATCGCCGTGCCGACCGGGATCAAGTACGTCAACTGGATCGGCACGATGTGGCGCGGCGCGATCGTGTTCCCCACGGCGATGCTGTTTGCCGTCGGGTTTCTGCTCAACTTCCTGATCGGCGGGGTGACCGGCGTCATGATCGCGTCGCCGCCGATCGACTTCTGGGCGGAGGACACCTACTTTATCGTCGCCCACATGCACTACGTGCTCGGCGGCGGCAGCCTGTTCGCGCTCTTCGCGGCCGTCTACTACTGGTTCCCGAAGATCACCGGCGTGATGCTGCGCGAACGCTGGGGCCGTCTCCAGTTCTGGCTCGTCTTCGTGGGCTTCAACGCCACGTTCTGGCCGATGCACCTGCTCGGGCTGTGGGGCATGCAGCGGCGCGTCGTGACGTACCCGGATCTCCCCGGCTGGCACGCCATGAACCTCATCGCGAGCCTTGGGTCCGCCGTGCTCGGCCTGGGTGTCCTCGTCTTCCTCTGGAACCTGTGGGTGTCGCTCCGCGATCGGGTCCCGGCCGGGCCCGATCCGTGGGGCGGATACACGCTCGAATGGGCCACCACTTCGCCCCCGCCCGAGTTCAACTTCGAGACCCTTCCGCCCATTCACTCAGAGCGGCCGGTGTTCGATCTGCGTCGTTCCCGGAACGCGCCGTGA
- a CDS encoding cytochrome c oxidase subunit 4, translating to MNTTQGILLGSAAFALVVGAIYWFVSYESAGALMLLTMAVGLALAAAYLALLRRRASLAADQRDVRPSDARDEAVGVFASHSVWPPVLALGCAVGLTGLIYGWWLAVLGAAGVTAALVGLVRDDRAARSR from the coding sequence GTGAACACGACGCAGGGGATCCTGCTCGGCTCCGCGGCCTTTGCGCTCGTGGTCGGCGCGATCTACTGGTTCGTGAGTTACGAGAGCGCCGGCGCCCTCATGCTGCTCACGATGGCGGTGGGACTCGCGCTCGCCGCGGCGTACCTGGCGCTCCTCCGCCGCCGGGCGTCGCTCGCCGCGGATCAACGCGACGTGCGTCCGTCCGACGCGCGCGATGAAGCCGTCGGGGTCTTCGCCTCGCACAGCGTGTGGCCGCCGGTGCTGGCCCTCGGCTGCGCGGTGGGCCTGACCGGACTGATCTACGGCTGGTGGCTCGCCGTCCTCGGCGCCGCCGGCGTGACCGCGGCGCTCGTCGGGTTGGTGCGCGACGACCGCGCGGCGCGGTCGAGGTGA